The sequence below is a genomic window from Nitrospirota bacterium.
TTGTCAAGTAAAAAATGAACTATGGTTTTCTTTTCCCTCTCCCCTTGCGGGAGAGGGCTGGGGTGAGGGGGATATAACTTGTTTCATATGTCCTGAACCCATACAGTTCCCTTGACGGGAAGGAGGCGGATGCTTAATATATTGCAACCGGAGTCCTTTCTACTTCAAGGAAAAGGAGGGATAACGTCGTGTTGGACATTTAGCCAATGGATACCCTTGTGGAAAGAAGCGGGATTAGTTTTTGTCAAGCCGATTTAGAAATGTCCTATTGTCAAAATCTTTTCTATGTAAGACCGTATTTTTTCATCTTCAAAAACAGGCTTTTCCTACTTATACCAAGAATCCCTGCCGCATCCTGCCTTTTCCACTTAGCCTCTTTAAGAGCAGACTGGATAAGGCTTTTTTCCTCCTCCTCTTTAACCACCTTCAGCTTTTCCTTTGCACTAAGGGCATTATCTACCATCTGGGGGCTTTCCTCTATTATTTCTTTTATTGTGTCCTCTCCAATGACATCTCCTTGCTCAACCACAATAGCCCTCTGGAGCATATTCTCCATCTGTCTGACATTGCCAGGCCACTGATAGCTCAGAAGCAGTCTCATGGCAGGCTTTGAGATACCTGTGATATTTCTGCCAATGTCTTGGGAGTATTTTTTAAGGAAAAACGCACATAAAAGTGGAATATCCTCTTTCCTTTCTCTAAGAGGAGGAACTGCTATCTCAAATACATTTATTCGGTAAAACAAGTCCTCCCTGAATCTGCCATCATTGGTAAGCATGAAGATGTCTCTATTTGTGGCTGATATAATTCTCACATCCACTTTTATGGATGTCTTGCCTCCGAGCCTTTCTATCTCTCTTTGCTGAAGTACCCGTAAGAGCTTTGCCTGAAGCCCCATCGAGAGGTCTGCTATCTCATCAAGGAATATCGTGCCTCCACTTGCCCTTTCGAACTTTCCGAGATGCTGTTTAAGGGCACCTGTGAATGCACCCTTTTCGTACCCGAAAAGCTCTGATTCAAGCAATCCCTCGGGTATTGCGGCACAGTTTACGCTCACAAAAGGCTCCTCATGTCGTCTGCTTAGCCTGTGGATTGTCTTTGCTATCAACTCCTTGCCTGAGCCTGACTCTCCCTGAAGAAACACCGTTACATCCGTATCTGCAACCTTTTTCAGTAGCTCCATTGCCTTCTTCATAGAATGGCTTTCTGCTATAATCTCCTGTCCTATTGCCTTTTCTTCGAGGTCCTCCTTAAGTCGCTCTATTTCTTTTTTCAGCTCGTATTTTTCTATTGCCCTTCTTATAACCGTTCTTACGACCTCTATGTCAACTGGTTTTGTGAAAAAATCATAAGCTCCTTCATCCATAGCCCTCATGGCAAGCTCTTTTGAGCCGTATGCAGTTATCATTATGACAGGCATCTTCATGCCCATGGATTTAATCTCCGAAAGCACCCCCATTCCGTTTATTCGGGGCATCCTCTCATCTAAAATGACAAGGCTATAGATGTTTTTCCCTAAAAGCTCTATTGCCTCGAAGCCGTCTTTTGCTATATCAAAAAGAAAACCCTCTTTTTTAAGAAACTCAGCCATAAAAAACTGAATAGAGGCGTCGTCGTCTGCAATTAATATCCTGTTTATGGAAGCCATATACTGAATACCGTTTTACCCTTTAGGGATTTTACTTCTATATTACCGCCTGCCTGTTTTATTGCACTATTTGCAATAGCAAGACCTGCTCCTCTACCCCTGCCCTTTGTCGAGACATCGTAGTCAAAGAGCCTTTGAACAGAAAATTTTTCCTCGAGCTCCGATTCGCTTATAACCTCGACCTTAGCACCACCTGAATCTGCCCTGACAGTTAAAACCACATTCCCTGCTGGCTTTACTGCCTCATAGGCATTAAGCACTATGTTGTAAAGCCCTTGGAAAACCATCTCGTCTTTGACTATATAGGAATCCGCCTTTTCGTCGTAGTCCTCTACAACATTGACTGCCTTTCTACTTAGTGCCTGGTCACAGAGAAGCCTTATCCTTTTAAGTATCTCCTTTAGTGTATCGCCTTCAAATGTAGAGTCCTTTATCTCGTAGAGGCTGTCAACTACCCTATTGAGCCTGTCTACCTCCTTGATGATGGTGTCAAGGTATGTCTGCAAGTGGTCTTCATTTTTAATGTCCTCCTTAATGAGCTGTGCAAACCCTTTTATAGAGGCAAGGGGGTTTCTTACCTCATGCGCAACGGTCATCGTAAGTGTGCCGATGCTTGCAAGCCTTTCTGTCTTAATCAGCTCGCGGTGCATTTCTTTTATCCTCTGTGTGTCCCTGAAGCTAAACACAGCACCTTCTATTCCTGCCTGTCCTCGGATTGGGAAGATTGTGCATTCCATCTGACGGATACCCTCTCCTGTAACTGCATTTACCTCTAATGTAATGGTTGCCTCTTTTTGCACCTGAGTTTCTTTTATGGGGAATATCTTTCTAATGTTGGTTTTCAGCACTGCCTCCTTGTCCATGCCGAGCATCTGGAGTGCCTGCCTGTTTGCAGTCGTGATTGTGCCGTCTTTCGTTGTCGTTATAATCCCGCCTGCCATGCTTTCGACTGTCGCAATATACTGGCTTAGGGATGTGGCTATGTCCCTAAACTCATGCCCCAGAGAGCCAAACTCCTCCATATCAGCCGTCTTTTCTCTAAGGAGTCTCCTTGCAGGTTTCACAAGGGAATATGCAACAACGAGCCCTGAAACAAAGGCAACCACAGAAAAGATATATGTCCATGTCTTTATCGAGTCATATACGATTATAAGATGGTCAAGACCTCCTGCCTCGGATTTAAGCAGGGGCTGAAGCTTTGCAAATACAATAAGGAATGCCCCCAGCGAAAACAGGCAAAAGAACGCAGGTAAAAGAATAAAAAGCCCAAGGTAAAACTTTTTCCTTAGGAAAAGAAACCTTACTTCTTTAAAACGCTTATCATGTCCCATATTGGAAGAAAAATCCCCAGTGCTAAGAAAAGCACTCCTATGGCAAGGAGGAATATAAGAACAGGCTCGATAGTAGTGGAAAGGTTTTTTATGGAGTATTCCACTTCTAAGTCATAGTAATCCGAGACCTTCAAGAGCATATCGTCCAATGCACCTGTTTCCTCGCCAACTGCAACCATTTGCGAGACAATCGAGGGAAAGACCCCTGTTTTTATCATTGGTGCGCTGAGCCCCTTGCCCTCTCTTACATCCTCCTTGATGATGTTAACTGCCCTTCCTATAATTACATTCCCGATTGTCCCTGACACTATGTCAAGGGCATGAAGCATCGGTATTCCGCTTCTGTAGAGTGTTGAAAAGATTCTTGCAAAACGGGACATTACACTACGCTCCACTATGGTCCCTATAATCGGAACCTTTAGCTTCAGCTTGTCCAAGTTCCACCTTCCAGGAGGTGTCTTTATGTAGCCTCTCACTAAAAGTATAGCACCTCCTATAGCTCCACCTATGAACATCCAGTAGTGGGTCAATAATTTATTCATCATGATAAGCATCCTCGTTGGAAGCGGAAGGACAGTCTTTGACTGGCTATAAAGTGCCGCAAACTTTGGCACAACGAATGTGGTTAAAAAGACAAATGCAAACAAAAGAACGGTTATTACAATCAGAGGGTATCTTATTGCTGTCTTTACCCTTGCCTTTGTAACAGCCTCATGCTCAAGAAGAAAAGAAAGCCTTTCTAAAATCTCATCGAGCACTCCTGCCTCCTCTCCTACCTTCACCATGCTTATGTAAAGCGGAGAGAATACCTTTGGGTGTCTCGAAAGTGCCTCTGAAAACGATGCTCCGCCTTCAACCTCCGTCCTTATTCGGGCTATCACTGTCTTGAGCTTTTTTGATTTTGTTTGCTCCTCTAAGGTATCGAGGCTTTTCATAAACGATATGCCTGACTTTATAAGGGTTGAAAGCTGTCTGCTAAAGATAATCATGTCTTCGGGCTTTACCGTTGCAAAGAGAGCTAAGCCTGTCTTTGCTTTTTTCTCAGGCTTTATCTCAACAGGTATGTAGCCCCTCGAGTAGAGTTCTCCTGCAACTGCCTCCATGGAGGAGCCGTGTGTAATGCCTGTTATAAGCTCGCCTGTTTTGTCCCTGACCTTGTATACGAAGGCAGGCACCTTATTCTGCCTCCTGTGTTACCCTCATTACCTCTGTAAGGGTTGTGACACCTTCTACCACCTTTAAAAGACCCTCCTGCCTCATTGTGCTGAAACCCTCCTCGATTGCCTGTGCCTTTATCTGGCTTGCAGTTGCCTTCTCGACTATAAGTCTTTTTACCCCCTCTGTAATCAAAAGCAGTTCAAACAAACCCTCCCTTCCCAAGTATCCTGTGAACCTGCATTCGTTACACCCCTTGCCCCTGTGTAGGAGCACAGTGCCTTTGATACCTATTTTCTTAAGCACCTCTTCTTCGGCAGTATAACTTTCTTTGCAATAAGGGCATATCCTTGTTATAAGTCTCTGTCCTAAAACCCCTATCAGAGAGGATGTGATAAGGAAGGGCTCAACACCCATGTCAATGAGTCGTGCAACTGCGCCCACTGCATCGTTTGTGTGAAGGGTGCTCAAGACAAGATGCCCTGTAAGGGCAGAATGCGTTGCAATCGAGGCAGTCTCTATGTCTCTGATTTCGCCAACCATTATCACATCGGGGTCCTGCCTGAGTATTGACCTCAGTCCAGAGGCAAATGTAAGTCCTGCCTTTGGGTTAACCTGCACCTGATTTATGCCCGGCAGGTCATACTCTATCGGGTCCTCTACTGTAATTATATTCCTCTCGGTAGAGCTTATATACCTCAGTGAGGAGTACATGGTCGTGGTCTTTCCACAGCCAGTAGGTCCTGTTGCAAGGATAAAGCCATAGGGCTTGCTTATGAGCTTTTCGTATGCCTGCTTCAGGCTGGATGAAAATCCGAGGTCATCTAATTTCAGTTGTGGAAGCCCTGCTGTCTTCTCGAGAAGCCTCATGACTATCTTTTCTCCATGCAGTGTCGGAAGGGTCGATGCCCTTATGTCGAATTCTCTGCCCTCTATATTGATTGGAAACCTTCCGTCCTGAGGAATCCTTTTTTCGGCAATGTCCATACCCGAAAGTATCTTAATCCTCGAAACTATCCCTGGATGTAAATGTAGAGGTGGACTCATCATCTCGTGCAGTATTCCATCAATCCTGAACCTTATGCGAAGGGAACTCTTATAAGGCTCTATATGTACATCGCTTGCCCTACCTTTTATAGCCTGTGAGATTGCACTATTAACGAGCTTTACAACCGGGGTTTCTGTTTCGAGCATTGCCTCTGCTGACATAAGAACCTTTTCCCTTTCGGGGAAAAGCACATCAGGTGCCTTCGGAGGCTCTTCCACCACCTCTCCCCTGTAATGCTTATCGAGCATCTTAAAAAGCTCCGATTCCATTACGACAACTATGTCAACAGGCATATTCGCAGTCCTTTTTATTTCATCTGCGGCAAAGACATCCAGTGGGTCAGCCATTGCAATAGTGAGTCTTTCATTTTTGATGTTAAGGGGCAAAACCTTGTGCTTTCTTGCGAGGGACTCAGGGACAATGGCTATTGCATTCGGGTCCACGACGATAGATTTCAGCTCCTTGAATGGAAGGTGAAGCTGTGAGCTTAATGCCTTTGCCAGAGCCTCCTCTGTGATAAAGCCAAGACTGACTAATGCCTCGCCAAGCCTGTTGCCGAGCCTCCTTTGCTCCTTGAGTGCCCTGTCCCGCTGTTCAGCGGTTATTAAGCCTGCCTCAACGAGCAATTCGCCTAAAAATTTCTTCTTCCGCGCCATGCATTACCTTAAAAGAGCTAAGCCCCTTTAGTGCTATAGTTAAAAATACACTAAAGTCATCAGGGCTTCTTATTGCCTGCACATTCATACCCCAGCACTGCCTCATATAGCTCAATCCTACTGCCATATTATTTAGAGTTCCTTCTTTAGAATCATACCAGAGTTTGCCATCAAGAAACAATGCCTTTGAATGTGTATAGCCAACACCAAAGGTGTGCAGAAAGACATTGCTCTGCCTCGTATAATTCTGGCCCATGGAAAAAACAGCCTTTCTCGAGACATCCACCGAGAGCTCTGAATTGGCGTAATCTAATGCGCCTTCATCGAGGTCATATGCCGCATTTGCCCTGATTCTTAGAAGCCTATCTGTATGAAGACCAATGAGAAGGCTATTTTTCCCCGAGGAATCCGAAACCTCGGATGCCTTAAAGACAAGGAACTGTCCCTTTTTATCGATGAGACGATTAATCAGGGTTATCTCAACCTCTGTTTGTGGAGGGTTAAGCTCTAATCCATCAAAAACAGGCAGAGACCTTCTATTCCTAAAGATATACCTGTATGAGATGGATGGCGTAATTGAGTGAGTAATACTGCTATACTTCTTAATGAACCTATGGTAAAGAACTGCTTTGTATTCAGCAGACTGTCTGCTTTGGCTTCTGTCTTGTTCGTCGAAGTAATACAGGGTTTCTCTTACATTTAGGGTTTGACCGAGGGTCAGGGTTTTTCCTGCTGAATGGCTAAGTCTTGCATTTAAGGAAAATCTCTGAGATGTATTGGATGGTCTCCAGAAGTTCGTAGCAGTGCCCTGAAATGAGAATTTTAAAAAATGTCCAATCCCTATGGGGTTTAGCACAAAGCCTAACTCAGGCAGTCTTTGCGAAACAGTGGACTGTCTTACGGCATCTTTGAGCTCTATCGTGTGAGTGCCCCTTAGATAGAGCCTCGAGGTTTTAACAGCCGTAGATACCTCGGTGCTGGACTCCATGAATCTCTTTGACCTGTCCTCGAGGTAAAGCCTATAAAGCCTTGGAAACTCCCTCTGGTTTATCAGGTTTAGATTAAGATAGCCCCATATGCCTTTATCAGGGATGCCACTTTCATGTGTCAGCCTTGCCTCGGTAAAGTCCTTTTTAAGCACCCTGTCCTTTAAATGATAAAGATAGAGCCTGCCTTTGATGTCCTGCCTCTCTATGTATCTATATTCTATTGCCTTTCCAAGTCCTCTTTTGGAGTATATATCTAAAAAGAATGTGGCATCCCTATTTTCCCTTATTGCCCAGAAAAACGGCTGTCTTACAAAAAAACCTTTTGATTCGGAATACCCCAGAGAAGGGAATAGAAAACCTGTTTTTCTTTCGGTAAGAATAGGTGCCCAGAGATAAGGGGTATAAATCAGAGGAATGCCTTTTATATTCAACGAGACGCTCTTTGCAATTAGCCTGTCTCCAAAGATAATATCGAGCCCTCTTGCCCTCATGCACCATGCAGGGAGTTTTGCATCGCAGGTCGTGATGGAGGCAGACCTGAGAATGTATCTTTTGCCTTTTTTCTTTTCTACCTGTTTAGCCCTGATATAATAGTTGTCTTTTTTAACGAATATCTCTGCCTTGTTGAGTATGCCTGTTTGCTCCTCGAGGTTCAGTCGGGCATTATCTGCCTTTATAGAGATTTCCTCATCCTCGTATGAGACATTGCCTTTTAAATCAGCTTCGTAGGTCTGGTTGTTATATATCATCTCATCTGCCTTAAGCAGGGTATTGTCCCTGTGAGATGTGACATTTCCAATCAGCGTGTAAGTGGAGCCCTCTATCTCGAGGATGTCGGATGTGCTCAAAAATTCCTGGGCAGAGATGCTCTCTGTCTGGGCAAAGGCAAAAAGGGTTATAATGACAAATATCCTGATGCTCACTCTCTTAGCCTCTTAAGGATGCCCATTTCTCCGATAGCCTCTTTTGCCTCGCCTATCGTATAAAAAGAGCCTGTAATCACTCCTAATGGGGTTTTTAACCTCTCTATAGCATCCTTTACCGTTCCTGCTGTTTTCGATTCATACCCTAAAGAGGCAGAGACCTGTTTGAGTTTTTCGGGAGGTGCGGCCCTTTCGTAAGGAAGAGATACAAAGATAACCTCATTGGCAAGGGGAAGAAGTGCTCTTAGAATGCCCTCGATGTCTTTGTCAGCCATAATGCCTATAATTAAGGTTATCTCTTTATCTTTTGTAAGGGGATTTTCTTTTAGTTCCTGCGAAAGTGCCTTTGCGGCATCCGGGTTGTGCGCACCATCTATGAGTATGTGCTCGTTAATAAACTCGAATCTTCCATGCCATATGAGACTGCTCATGCCCTGAATGAGTTCAGGTGAATTTTTCTTAGGCACCGCAATCTCTACTGCCTCTATGGCAAGCCCTGCGTTTTCAGCCTGATACCTGCCATGAAGTGGAATCCTCAGGTCCGTAATCGCCTGCCAATGAGAAGTATAATCCAAACATATCCCTGTCTCTGTGTGGGCTTTAAATGTTACGCTAAAGTCTCTTCCCATTATATAAAGGGGTGAGGAGTTATCACCTGCCTTTTTGGCAATGAGATTCATGACCTCCAACCCTTGAGGGCATGTAACAACAGGAGTGTTTGGCTTTATTATCCCTGCCTTTTCGCCTGCGATCTCTTCGAGTGTATCTCCTAAGAATTCCTTATGGTCACAGCCTATATGGGTTATAACAGAAACCTCTGGATTTATGACATTCGTTGCATCGAGCCTTCCACCCATGCCTGTCTCTATGACTGCCCAATCAACTGCCTTCCTTTTGAAATAAAGAAGCCCCATTGCAGTTACAAACTCAAAAAAGGTAGGCATAAATCCTTCAATCCTTTCTCTTAGCTCTTCCGTAAGAGAGACGACCTCCTCCTCTTTTATCTCGGCTTCATTTACCCTGATTCTCTCTGTAAAGCTTACAATATGGGGAGATGTAAAAAGCCCTACATTAAACCCATATGCCCTTAGAATCGAGGCTATGAGTGCGGATGTTGAGCCCTTTCCATTTGTGCCTGCAATATGAATAGACCTGAAGGAGCTATGGGGATTTCCAATGAGCGTAAGGAGTCTTATTGGATTTTCAAGTCCAAGCTTTATTCCATGATGCCTGAGACTATACAGATAAGAAACTGCATCATCATAGCCCATAGGAGAGATTTTAACATGAAAGCATTTCCAACTACCTGATTGAATTCAGGTTTGACCCATGCACAGAGGCAGAGAGCTTCACGAATTTTCTTGATGATATTTCGCTTGACTTATGCTAAAATCCTATTGAGGAAATTATGGAAAAGAAAAAGCTTGAGGAAAAAACAGTTGCCGAGCTGAAGGCAATCGCAAAAAAGGCAGGGATTACACTTAAAGCAGGCGCAAGAAAAGCTGAGCTCATAAGTGAGATTATTAAGTCATCGAAAAAGAAACCAAAGGCAATCAAAGCAAAAAAGCCTTTGCCAAAGGTAAAGCCTATTAAGCCTAAAAAAGTAGTAAAGCCCAAGAAGGCTGTTAAGCAAAAGGTCAAAGAAAAACCTGTAAAAGTCAGAGGAAAACCACTGCCCCCTAAAGGAGAAATCAAAAGGGAGGTAATAAAGCCTATAAAGCCCGCACCTAAAGAGACGGCTATGATGGTATTTCCTGCTTTGCCGATAAGAGATTTTTCCACTGAGTACAGCATGGACACAGTCATAGCCCTTACGCTTGAGCCAAGAAAGGTTTTCATATACTGGGAGGTGACTGAAAATAC
It includes:
- a CDS encoding LPS-assembly protein LptD, which codes for MSIRIFVIITLFAFAQTESISAQEFLSTSDILEIEGSTYTLIGNVTSHRDNTLLKADEMIYNNQTYEADLKGNVSYEDEEISIKADNARLNLEEQTGILNKAEIFVKKDNYYIRAKQVEKKKGKRYILRSASITTCDAKLPAWCMRARGLDIIFGDRLIAKSVSLNIKGIPLIYTPYLWAPILTERKTGFLFPSLGYSESKGFFVRQPFFWAIRENRDATFFLDIYSKRGLGKAIEYRYIERQDIKGRLYLYHLKDRVLKKDFTEARLTHESGIPDKGIWGYLNLNLINQREFPRLYRLYLEDRSKRFMESSTEVSTAVKTSRLYLRGTHTIELKDAVRQSTVSQRLPELGFVLNPIGIGHFLKFSFQGTATNFWRPSNTSQRFSLNARLSHSAGKTLTLGQTLNVRETLYYFDEQDRSQSRQSAEYKAVLYHRFIKKYSSITHSITPSISYRYIFRNRRSLPVFDGLELNPPQTEVEITLINRLIDKKGQFLVFKASEVSDSSGKNSLLIGLHTDRLLRIRANAAYDLDEGALDYANSELSVDVSRKAVFSMGQNYTRQSNVFLHTFGVGYTHSKALFLDGKLWYDSKEGTLNNMAVGLSYMRQCWGMNVQAIRSPDDFSVFLTIALKGLSSFKVMHGAEEEIFRRIAR
- a CDS encoding DUF4912 domain-containing protein, with product MEKKKLEEKTVAELKAIAKKAGITLKAGARKAELISEIIKSSKKKPKAIKAKKPLPKVKPIKPKKVVKPKKAVKQKVKEKPVKVRGKPLPPKGEIKREVIKPIKPAPKETAMMVFPALPIRDFSTEYSMDTVIALTLEPRKVFIYWEVTENTFKKLDGELVLRVYDVTGIATPADAISYFDISIQRIGSVYIEVMPEREFIMETGIFKKKVFSRISRSNRVSTPLAMPFKKGPPPALPEKYYEVVGGGLGS
- a CDS encoding bifunctional folylpolyglutamate synthase/dihydrofolate synthase, which produces MGYDDAVSYLYSLRHHGIKLGLENPIRLLTLIGNPHSSFRSIHIAGTNGKGSTSALIASILRAYGFNVGLFTSPHIVSFTERIRVNEAEIKEEEVVSLTEELRERIEGFMPTFFEFVTAMGLLYFKRKAVDWAVIETGMGGRLDATNVINPEVSVITHIGCDHKEFLGDTLEEIAGEKAGIIKPNTPVVTCPQGLEVMNLIAKKAGDNSSPLYIMGRDFSVTFKAHTETGICLDYTSHWQAITDLRIPLHGRYQAENAGLAIEAVEIAVPKKNSPELIQGMSSLIWHGRFEFINEHILIDGAHNPDAAKALSQELKENPLTKDKEITLIIGIMADKDIEGILRALLPLANEVIFVSLPYERAAPPEKLKQVSASLGYESKTAGTVKDAIERLKTPLGVITGSFYTIGEAKEAIGEMGILKRLRE
- the tadA gene encoding Flp pilus assembly complex ATPase component TadA → MARKKKFLGELLVEAGLITAEQRDRALKEQRRLGNRLGEALVSLGFITEEALAKALSSQLHLPFKELKSIVVDPNAIAIVPESLARKHKVLPLNIKNERLTIAMADPLDVFAADEIKRTANMPVDIVVVMESELFKMLDKHYRGEVVEEPPKAPDVLFPEREKVLMSAEAMLETETPVVKLVNSAISQAIKGRASDVHIEPYKSSLRIRFRIDGILHEMMSPPLHLHPGIVSRIKILSGMDIAEKRIPQDGRFPINIEGREFDIRASTLPTLHGEKIVMRLLEKTAGLPQLKLDDLGFSSSLKQAYEKLISKPYGFILATGPTGCGKTTTMYSSLRYISSTERNIITVEDPIEYDLPGINQVQVNPKAGLTFASGLRSILRQDPDVIMVGEIRDIETASIATHSALTGHLVLSTLHTNDAVGAVARLIDMGVEPFLITSSLIGVLGQRLITRICPYCKESYTAEEEVLKKIGIKGTVLLHRGKGCNECRFTGYLGREGLFELLLITEGVKRLIVEKATASQIKAQAIEEGFSTMRQEGLLKVVEGVTTLTEVMRVTQEAE
- a CDS encoding PAS domain S-box protein, with the protein product MGHDKRFKEVRFLFLRKKFYLGLFILLPAFFCLFSLGAFLIVFAKLQPLLKSEAGGLDHLIIVYDSIKTWTYIFSVVAFVSGLVVAYSLVKPARRLLREKTADMEEFGSLGHEFRDIATSLSQYIATVESMAGGIITTTKDGTITTANRQALQMLGMDKEAVLKTNIRKIFPIKETQVQKEATITLEVNAVTGEGIRQMECTIFPIRGQAGIEGAVFSFRDTQRIKEMHRELIKTERLASIGTLTMTVAHEVRNPLASIKGFAQLIKEDIKNEDHLQTYLDTIIKEVDRLNRVVDSLYEIKDSTFEGDTLKEILKRIRLLCDQALSRKAVNVVEDYDEKADSYIVKDEMVFQGLYNIVLNAYEAVKPAGNVVLTVRADSGGAKVEVISESELEEKFSVQRLFDYDVSTKGRGRGAGLAIANSAIKQAGGNIEVKSLKGKTVFSIWLP
- a CDS encoding type II secretion system F family protein — encoded protein: MPAFVYKVRDKTGELITGITHGSSMEAVAGELYSRGYIPVEIKPEKKAKTGLALFATVKPEDMIIFSRQLSTLIKSGISFMKSLDTLEEQTKSKKLKTVIARIRTEVEGGASFSEALSRHPKVFSPLYISMVKVGEEAGVLDEILERLSFLLEHEAVTKARVKTAIRYPLIVITVLLFAFVFLTTFVVPKFAALYSQSKTVLPLPTRMLIMMNKLLTHYWMFIGGAIGGAILLVRGYIKTPPGRWNLDKLKLKVPIIGTIVERSVMSRFARIFSTLYRSGIPMLHALDIVSGTIGNVIIGRAVNIIKEDVREGKGLSAPMIKTGVFPSIVSQMVAVGEETGALDDMLLKVSDYYDLEVEYSIKNLSTTIEPVLIFLLAIGVLFLALGIFLPIWDMISVLKK
- a CDS encoding sigma-54-dependent Fis family transcriptional regulator, which gives rise to MASINRILIADDDASIQFFMAEFLKKEGFLFDIAKDGFEAIELLGKNIYSLVILDERMPRINGMGVLSEIKSMGMKMPVIMITAYGSKELAMRAMDEGAYDFFTKPVDIEVVRTVIRRAIEKYELKKEIERLKEDLEEKAIGQEIIAESHSMKKAMELLKKVADTDVTVFLQGESGSGKELIAKTIHRLSRRHEEPFVSVNCAAIPEGLLESELFGYEKGAFTGALKQHLGKFERASGGTIFLDEIADLSMGLQAKLLRVLQQREIERLGGKTSIKVDVRIISATNRDIFMLTNDGRFREDLFYRINVFEIAVPPLRERKEDIPLLCAFFLKKYSQDIGRNITGISKPAMRLLLSYQWPGNVRQMENMLQRAIVVEQGDVIGEDTIKEIIEESPQMVDNALSAKEKLKVVKEEEEKSLIQSALKEAKWKRQDAAGILGISRKSLFLKMKKYGLT